The following coding sequences lie in one Microbacterium sp. XT11 genomic window:
- a CDS encoding PspA/IM30 family protein: MAKQSIFGRISTLVRANINALLDSAEDPQKMIDQLVRDYTNNIADAESAIAETIGNLRLLERDHEEDVQAATEWGNKALAASRKADELRAAGNTADADKFDGLAKIALQRQISAEREASAAEPQIAAQTEIVDKLKSGLNGMKEKLVELKNKRSELLARAKVAEAQTKVQDAVSSINVLDPTSELGRFEDKVRRQEALAQGKAELAASSLDAQFESLEDLGELTEVEARLAELKAGGSSAQRQAIEGS, translated from the coding sequence ATGGCAAAGCAGTCCATCTTCGGACGAATCTCCACGCTCGTCCGCGCGAACATCAACGCGCTCCTCGACTCGGCGGAAGACCCGCAGAAGATGATCGACCAGCTCGTCCGCGACTACACGAACAACATCGCGGACGCGGAGTCGGCGATCGCCGAGACGATCGGCAACCTTCGTCTCCTCGAGCGCGACCACGAGGAAGACGTGCAGGCCGCGACCGAGTGGGGCAACAAGGCTCTCGCCGCGAGCCGCAAGGCCGATGAACTGCGTGCGGCCGGCAACACCGCCGACGCCGACAAGTTCGACGGTCTGGCCAAGATCGCTCTGCAGCGGCAGATCAGCGCCGAGCGCGAAGCATCGGCGGCCGAACCGCAGATCGCTGCTCAGACGGAGATCGTCGACAAGCTGAAGTCGGGCCTGAACGGCATGAAGGAGAAGCTGGTCGAGCTGAAGAACAAGCGCAGCGAGCTCCTCGCCCGCGCCAAGGTCGCCGAGGCTCAGACCAAGGTGCAGGACGCTGTGTCGTCGATCAACGTCCTCGACCCGACGAGCGAGCTCGGCCGCTTCGAAGACAAGGTCCGCCGTCAGGAGGCCTTGGCTCAGGGCAAGGCGGAGCTCGCCGCGTCGAGCCTGGACGCCCAGTTCGAGAGCCTCGAGGACCTCGGTGAGCTCACCGAGGTCGAGGCACGCCTCGCCGAGCTGAAGGCCGGTGGATCCTCGGCACAGCGCCAGGCCATCGAAGGCTCCTGA
- a CDS encoding TPM domain-containing protein, protein MGALPPARGAGMRTRWLTIAALALGALAGFTGVDAASATDPVTLDSGYVTDDAGVLSSSEEQAVEDRLRELSANSRADLFVVLVDDFTSPSDNVEWTDLVAERNNLGSDQYLLAIAVEGRSYYISAAPDGPLSDAKLDEVEDKILPLASANDWAGAITLAADEIQGDGGAGALRVLLIVAGVVVVLIVIWLIVRAVRRARQAAAVRKRGAMPAQPDPNDPFSALTDDEVATQAGVALVRADDAITSSTEELGFAVAQFGEGATAEFTAAIDAAKAKMSEAFDLKQKLDDEIPDSVFDRREWHLRIIRLCDEVADVLDDNTEAFDRLRALEQNAPRELERVRAERAALQPLLDGADEALRALSATYDPSALSTVADTPQQARERAALADRSIAAAAAAISASSSGEAAFAIRTAEQSVAQATQLVQAISTLGSDLAGVESKAQALIAELRSDIAAAQQLPDATGTIRGAVSATDAQVQQAQAGLTGAGRNPQRVLEALTAADAQIDAAIAQGQETAERARREQRMLEQTLAQADAEIRTAREFIQTRRGSVGSTARTRLAQAESSLAQAQSLQTSDPGQALNAARTALDLARQASSYAQSDVAAYDPSPYESGGWGGLFGGGGGYRSNDSGLAGDILGGIIGGLLSGGGGGSSHRSSSWRSSGGGGFRSSGFGGGSRSSGRSGRSGGRRF, encoded by the coding sequence ATGGGGGCACTGCCGCCGGCCCGAGGCGCCGGAATGAGGACTCGCTGGCTGACGATCGCCGCGCTGGCGCTGGGTGCGCTGGCGGGGTTCACCGGAGTCGATGCGGCGTCAGCGACCGATCCCGTCACGCTCGACTCGGGATACGTCACGGATGATGCCGGGGTGCTGAGCAGCAGCGAGGAGCAGGCGGTCGAGGATCGTCTCCGGGAGCTCAGCGCGAACTCGCGAGCCGACCTTTTCGTGGTCCTCGTCGACGACTTCACGTCGCCGTCCGACAACGTGGAGTGGACCGACCTCGTCGCCGAGCGCAACAACCTCGGCAGCGACCAGTACCTCCTCGCCATCGCGGTCGAGGGGCGCAGCTACTACATCTCGGCTGCTCCCGACGGACCGCTGAGCGACGCGAAGCTCGACGAGGTCGAAGACAAGATCCTGCCGCTGGCGAGCGCGAACGACTGGGCCGGCGCGATCACGCTCGCAGCCGACGAGATCCAGGGCGACGGGGGCGCCGGCGCGCTGCGCGTGCTCCTCATCGTGGCCGGCGTGGTCGTCGTTCTGATCGTCATCTGGCTGATCGTGCGCGCCGTCCGCCGCGCGCGCCAGGCCGCCGCCGTGCGCAAGCGCGGCGCGATGCCTGCGCAGCCCGATCCGAACGACCCGTTCTCGGCCCTCACCGATGACGAGGTCGCGACGCAAGCCGGCGTCGCGCTGGTCCGCGCCGACGACGCCATCACGTCGAGCACGGAGGAACTGGGGTTCGCCGTCGCGCAGTTCGGCGAGGGAGCGACCGCCGAGTTCACGGCGGCGATCGATGCCGCGAAAGCGAAGATGTCCGAGGCGTTCGACCTCAAGCAGAAACTCGACGACGAGATCCCCGACTCGGTCTTCGACCGGCGCGAGTGGCATCTCCGCATCATCCGACTGTGCGACGAGGTCGCCGACGTGCTCGACGACAACACCGAGGCCTTCGACCGGCTGCGCGCCCTCGAGCAGAACGCGCCGCGCGAGCTTGAACGGGTCAGGGCGGAGCGCGCCGCACTGCAGCCGCTTCTCGACGGGGCGGACGAGGCTCTGCGTGCGCTGAGCGCCACGTACGATCCCTCTGCGCTGAGCACCGTCGCGGACACCCCCCAGCAGGCGCGCGAGCGCGCGGCGCTGGCCGATCGATCCATCGCCGCCGCAGCCGCCGCGATCAGCGCATCCTCGTCCGGAGAGGCGGCATTCGCCATCCGCACGGCCGAGCAGTCGGTGGCGCAGGCGACGCAGCTGGTGCAGGCCATCTCGACTCTCGGTTCCGACCTCGCCGGAGTGGAGTCGAAGGCCCAGGCGCTGATCGCCGAGCTCCGATCCGATATCGCGGCGGCACAGCAGCTGCCCGACGCCACGGGCACGATCCGCGGTGCTGTCTCGGCGACCGACGCCCAGGTGCAGCAGGCGCAAGCGGGGCTGACCGGCGCCGGCCGCAACCCCCAGCGCGTGCTGGAGGCGCTGACGGCCGCCGACGCGCAGATCGACGCCGCGATCGCGCAGGGACAGGAGACGGCGGAGCGCGCGCGGCGCGAGCAGCGGATGCTGGAGCAGACCCTCGCTCAGGCCGACGCCGAGATCCGCACCGCGCGAGAGTTCATCCAGACACGGCGCGGGAGCGTCGGATCCACCGCGCGCACCCGCCTGGCGCAGGCGGAGTCGTCGCTCGCTCAAGCGCAGAGCCTCCAGACCTCCGATCCGGGACAGGCGCTGAACGCGGCACGCACGGCGCTCGACCTCGCACGCCAGGCGTCGTCGTACGCCCAGTCCGATGTCGCCGCGTACGACCCGAGCCCGTATGAGAGCGGCGGCTGGGGAGGGCTCTTCGGAGGAGGAGGAGGCTACCGGTCGAACGACTCGGGCCTCGCCGGCGACATCCTGGGCGGAATCATCGGCGGCCTGCTCTCCGGCGGAGGAGGCGGCTCTTCGCATCGCAGCAGCAGCTGGAGATCCAGCGGAGGCGGCGGGTTCCGCAGCTCCGGCTTCGGCGGCGGCTCGCGCTCCAGCGGTCGCTCAGGAAGATCGGGAGGACGACGCTTCTGA
- a CDS encoding DUF3097 domain-containing protein — protein sequence MDDRYGSDVLAPGWRERAAKQVAQVAASVDLVVEVADDGFCGAITRIQGGTVELEDWKGRRRLFPLGGGFLIEGKPVRLVPPSAAAQGPRRTASGSFAVADQRAKVALPSRILVEGRHDAELVEKVWGADLRVEGVVVEYLQGIDLLDDLLAAEPPSAARRYGVLVDHLVAGSKESRIAEAVSRGPHGPHVRIVGHPFVDVWQCVTPRALGIAKWPEIPRGVDWKTGICRAFGWPHETQADTARAWQHILSKVHTYRDLEPALLGRVEELIDFVTEPAAG from the coding sequence ATGGACGACAGGTACGGATCCGATGTGCTCGCACCGGGGTGGCGGGAAAGGGCCGCGAAGCAGGTCGCTCAGGTCGCCGCATCGGTCGACCTCGTCGTGGAGGTGGCGGACGACGGCTTCTGCGGCGCGATCACCAGGATCCAGGGCGGCACGGTCGAGCTGGAGGACTGGAAGGGGCGCAGGCGGCTGTTCCCGCTCGGCGGAGGGTTCCTGATCGAGGGCAAGCCCGTGCGGCTCGTCCCGCCGTCAGCGGCAGCGCAGGGTCCCCGCCGCACGGCATCCGGATCCTTCGCGGTCGCCGATCAACGCGCGAAGGTCGCGCTGCCGAGCCGCATCCTGGTGGAGGGAAGGCACGACGCCGAGCTCGTCGAGAAGGTGTGGGGAGCCGACCTGCGCGTCGAGGGCGTCGTCGTCGAGTACCTCCAGGGCATCGACCTCCTCGACGACCTGCTCGCTGCCGAGCCGCCGAGCGCGGCCCGCCGGTACGGGGTTCTCGTCGATCACCTCGTCGCCGGTTCGAAGGAGTCGCGCATCGCGGAGGCCGTCTCGCGTGGCCCGCACGGCCCGCATGTCCGCATCGTCGGCCACCCCTTCGTCGACGTCTGGCAGTGCGTGACGCCGCGAGCGCTCGGGATCGCGAAGTGGCCGGAGATCCCGCGCGGCGTCGACTGGAAGACCGGCATCTGCCGCGCATTCGGCTGGCCGCACGAGACGCAGGCCGACACGGCGCGGGCGTGGCAGCACATCCTGTCGAAGGTGCACACCTATCGTGACCTCGAGCCGGCGCTGCTCGGCCGCGTCGAGGAGCTCATCGACTTCGTCACGGAGCCGGCCGCGGGCTGA
- the trmB gene encoding tRNA (guanosine(46)-N7)-methyltransferase TrmB produces the protein MPEPRTFRDEPVSFVRRSGRMSDAQERAFAELAPRYLLDVPRDVAWTSVHPDARLDPLAEYGRRADLIVEIGSGQGHAIVAAASSRPHDDFLAVEVFRAGLARTMLDAERAGARNLRLVEANAPEVLASFLPEAAAAEVWIFFPDPWHKKRHTKRRLVREGFGTTAARALRDGGVLRLATDWEDYALQMRDVLDADPLFERTFDGEWAERFDGRVMTAFERKGIAKGRDIRDLAYRRVART, from the coding sequence ATGCCCGAACCCCGTACGTTCCGCGATGAACCCGTGTCGTTCGTGCGCCGCAGCGGTCGCATGTCCGATGCGCAGGAGCGCGCATTCGCCGAGCTCGCCCCGCGCTACCTGCTCGACGTTCCGCGCGACGTGGCGTGGACGTCGGTGCATCCCGATGCGCGCCTCGATCCCCTCGCCGAGTACGGGCGCCGCGCGGATCTCATCGTGGAGATCGGTTCTGGTCAGGGGCATGCGATCGTCGCAGCGGCGTCGTCCCGCCCGCACGACGACTTCCTGGCCGTCGAGGTCTTCCGCGCCGGCCTTGCCCGCACCATGCTCGACGCGGAACGCGCAGGCGCGCGCAACCTGCGTCTCGTCGAGGCCAACGCCCCGGAGGTGCTGGCGTCGTTCCTCCCGGAGGCGGCAGCGGCGGAGGTGTGGATCTTCTTCCCCGACCCCTGGCACAAGAAGCGCCACACCAAGCGTCGGCTGGTGAGAGAGGGCTTCGGAACGACGGCGGCCCGTGCGCTGCGCGACGGCGGCGTGCTTCGGCTCGCGACGGATTGGGAGGACTACGCACTCCAGATGCGCGACGTGCTCGATGCCGACCCCCTGTTCGAGCGCACGTTCGACGGCGAATGGGCCGAGCGGTTCGACGGTCGCGTCATGACCGCGTTCGAGCGCAAGGGGATCGCGAAGGGCCGCGACATCCGCGATCTCGCCTACCGCCGCGTCGCCAGGACATGA
- a CDS encoding CPBP family intramembrane glutamic endopeptidase, whose translation MTAKTRGADGARLVAPALLAPALLVCLAAPAFFVVRVPWLGWALLAAGLGAAWLTERGRPGSGMAPRAGASIPSTGKGGGRREPSLTRDLSLIALGMLIVSAIPLAAELDNAAMMRFTVALGGAVLVPYLVSRFVYRDRAIAFPWRTHRRWNRLQWSWLVLVLVLGWLILPFYFITSGVYQNWPVVDTPELIGRLFVGVGAVGIWDELFFICTVFALLRRHFSDGLANVLQAIVFVSFLWELGYRAWGPVLTIPFALLQGFIFVRTHSLAYVVTVHLLFDAVVFAVLVHAHNPGLLPVFLL comes from the coding sequence ATGACAGCGAAGACGCGCGGCGCCGACGGCGCGCGTCTGGTCGCCCCTGCGCTGCTCGCCCCTGCACTGCTCGTCTGCCTGGCGGCTCCGGCGTTCTTCGTCGTGCGCGTGCCCTGGCTCGGCTGGGCCCTGCTCGCCGCAGGTCTCGGCGCCGCGTGGCTGACAGAGCGCGGGCGCCCCGGCTCAGGCATGGCGCCGCGCGCCGGGGCCTCCATCCCCTCGACCGGCAAGGGCGGCGGCCGGCGCGAGCCCTCGCTGACCCGGGATCTGTCACTGATCGCCCTCGGCATGCTCATCGTGAGCGCGATCCCACTGGCTGCGGAGCTCGACAATGCCGCGATGATGCGCTTCACGGTGGCTCTCGGGGGCGCGGTGCTCGTGCCGTACCTCGTGTCGCGGTTCGTCTATCGCGACCGGGCCATCGCGTTCCCGTGGCGCACGCATCGACGCTGGAACCGTCTGCAGTGGTCGTGGCTGGTGCTGGTGCTGGTTCTCGGCTGGCTGATCCTGCCGTTCTACTTCATCACCAGCGGCGTCTACCAGAACTGGCCGGTGGTGGACACCCCTGAGCTCATCGGCCGTCTCTTCGTCGGTGTCGGCGCGGTCGGGATCTGGGACGAGCTGTTCTTCATCTGCACCGTCTTCGCGCTGCTGAGGAGGCACTTCTCCGACGGACTCGCGAACGTCCTCCAGGCGATCGTGTTCGTGTCCTTTCTGTGGGAGCTGGGCTACCGCGCGTGGGGGCCGGTGCTGACCATCCCGTTCGCACTGCTCCAGGGCTTCATCTTCGTCCGCACGCACTCGCTCGCCTATGTGGTGACGGTTCATCTGCTGTTCGACGCCGTGGTGTTCGCCGTGCTCGTGCACGCGCACAACCCCGGTCTTCTGCCCGTCTTCCTGCTGTGA
- a CDS encoding DUF1304 domain-containing protein, which produces MLIAGLVLAAAAAAFHVFIFALESLKWTEPSTRKVFGVASEADAVTMKQLAFNQGFYNLFLALTTLLGIAFVLAGAGTVGVTLVFAGTGMMLAAALVLVLSDRTKARAAAMQGTLPLLAVVVTALGVALV; this is translated from the coding sequence ATGCTCATCGCCGGACTCGTCCTCGCCGCGGCGGCCGCCGCCTTCCACGTGTTCATCTTCGCTCTCGAGTCGCTGAAGTGGACCGAGCCGTCCACGCGCAAGGTGTTCGGCGTTGCGAGCGAGGCGGATGCCGTCACCATGAAGCAGCTCGCCTTCAACCAGGGCTTCTACAACCTCTTCCTCGCGCTCACCACGCTGCTCGGCATCGCATTCGTGCTCGCAGGAGCCGGAACGGTCGGCGTGACGCTCGTGTTCGCAGGCACGGGCATGATGCTCGCCGCGGCGCTGGTGCTCGTTCTCTCGGACCGGACGAAGGCACGCGCGGCCGCCATGCAGGGGACGCTTCCGCTGCTGGCCGTGGTGGTCACCGCGCTCGGGGTCGCGCTCGTCTGA
- a CDS encoding DNA polymerase IV, whose translation MADWVLHVDMDQFIAAVEVRRRPELAGLPVIVGGRGDPTERAVVSTASYEARAYGIGSGMPLRIAARKAPEDAVFLPVDHEEYAAASDEVMATLRSLPGVVVELIGWDECFLGVDAEDPDRVARTAQKAVLDATGLHCSVGIGDNKVRAKIATEFGKPQGVFRLTAENWFEVMGERPTRDLWGVGPKVSKRLAEHGITTVRELADADEGELVAEFGPRMGVWYHGLGAGTGPAVVDDSPWVARSHSRETTYQQNLTTPEQVADAVRGLAASAFDDCAAEGRPVVRVHLKVRYAPFETKTFGRKLAAPTTRRDDVVDAALALSATLDPTREVRLLGVRAEMAMPETGDAVERTPVRGRI comes from the coding sequence ATGGCCGACTGGGTGCTGCACGTCGACATGGATCAGTTCATCGCGGCCGTCGAGGTGCGGCGCCGTCCGGAGCTCGCAGGACTTCCGGTGATCGTGGGCGGGCGCGGCGATCCCACCGAGCGCGCCGTGGTGTCGACCGCGTCGTATGAGGCCCGTGCGTACGGGATCGGGTCGGGCATGCCGCTGCGGATCGCCGCGCGCAAGGCCCCGGAGGATGCGGTCTTCCTCCCGGTCGACCATGAGGAGTACGCCGCGGCGTCGGATGAGGTGATGGCGACGCTCCGTTCGTTGCCCGGCGTGGTGGTCGAGTTGATCGGGTGGGACGAGTGCTTTCTCGGGGTGGACGCCGAGGATCCGGACCGTGTGGCGCGCACCGCGCAGAAGGCTGTGCTCGACGCGACGGGCCTGCATTGCTCGGTGGGGATCGGCGACAACAAGGTGCGTGCGAAGATCGCCACCGAGTTCGGCAAGCCGCAGGGCGTCTTCCGGCTCACCGCGGAGAACTGGTTCGAGGTGATGGGGGAGCGGCCGACCCGTGATCTGTGGGGTGTGGGGCCGAAGGTCAGCAAGAGGCTGGCGGAGCACGGCATCACGACGGTGCGCGAGCTCGCGGACGCCGACGAGGGCGAGCTCGTCGCGGAGTTCGGACCGCGGATGGGCGTGTGGTACCACGGGCTCGGGGCGGGGACCGGCCCCGCCGTCGTCGACGACTCCCCGTGGGTGGCGCGCAGTCACAGCCGGGAGACGACGTACCAGCAGAACCTCACCACGCCGGAGCAGGTGGCAGATGCGGTGCGGGGGCTCGCTGCGAGCGCTTTCGACGATTGCGCGGCCGAAGGACGACCCGTCGTGCGCGTGCACCTCAAGGTGCGCTATGCCCCGTTCGAGACGAAGACCTTCGGGCGGAAGCTCGCGGCGCCGACCACTCGCCGTGACGACGTGGTCGACGCCGCGCTCGCTCTCAGCGCGACGCTGGACCCGACGCGCGAGGTGCGCCTGTTGGGGGTGCGTGCCGAGATGGCGATGCCGGAGACCGGCGACGCCGTGGAGCGGACTCCGGTGCGCGGCCGGATCTGA
- a CDS encoding RidA family protein, producing the protein MDITLLQPAGLVVSPAFSHVAVVPPGATTIYVGGQNGVDETGAVVSADAGEQALRALENAETALTAAGAGLDDVISWTALIHQSADLRAAYGAVAAKLARDGAPPLVTAAIVAGLGVPGALIEVSAVAALVRT; encoded by the coding sequence ATGGACATCACTCTTCTTCAGCCGGCCGGCCTCGTCGTCAGCCCGGCCTTCAGCCATGTCGCCGTCGTCCCTCCGGGGGCGACCACGATCTACGTCGGCGGTCAGAACGGCGTCGACGAGACGGGCGCCGTGGTCTCTGCGGATGCCGGTGAGCAGGCTCTGCGCGCGCTGGAGAACGCGGAGACCGCGCTGACGGCCGCCGGCGCAGGGCTCGACGACGTGATCAGCTGGACGGCTCTCATCCATCAGAGCGCCGACCTCCGCGCGGCATACGGCGCCGTGGCCGCCAAGCTCGCGCGCGACGGCGCCCCGCCCCTCGTCACTGCGGCGATCGTGGCGGGGCTCGGTGTGCCGGGCGCCCTCATCGAGGTCAGCGCCGTGGCCGCGCTCGTGCGCACCTGA
- a CDS encoding zinc-binding dehydrogenase — MRALIHRSFGEPEDVLVLVDRPLPEPGPGQVRLRIVLSPIHNHDIWTIRGTYGVTPDLPAASGTEALGIVDALGEGVEGLGVGRRVATGGTFGAWAEYIVTDAAGLVPVPEGVPDEVAAQLISMPFSAISLLQFLDVKAGDWIVQNAANGAVGRMLAQLASARGVHVLGLVRRAGGVDELRAQGIGGVVATDQDDWRERALEITDGADVVAGVDSVGGAASGHVLSLLAENGTLVAFGAMDSPVMEINSGDVIFKQATVKGFWGSKVSATMDPATRGALFGELIQRVSDGTLTLPVAGVFDAADAADAVRASKAPGRVGKVLLRF, encoded by the coding sequence GTGCGCGCACTCATCCACCGCAGCTTCGGCGAGCCCGAAGACGTCCTCGTCCTGGTAGACCGTCCGCTCCCCGAGCCCGGCCCAGGGCAGGTGCGGCTGCGTATCGTCCTCTCCCCCATCCACAACCACGACATCTGGACCATCCGCGGCACCTACGGCGTCACGCCCGACCTTCCCGCTGCGTCCGGCACCGAGGCGCTCGGAATCGTCGACGCGCTCGGCGAGGGCGTCGAGGGCCTCGGGGTCGGCCGGCGCGTCGCCACCGGAGGTACGTTCGGAGCCTGGGCGGAGTACATCGTCACAGACGCAGCCGGACTCGTCCCCGTGCCCGAGGGGGTGCCCGACGAGGTCGCCGCCCAGCTCATCTCCATGCCGTTCAGCGCCATCAGCCTGCTGCAGTTCCTCGACGTGAAAGCGGGCGACTGGATCGTCCAGAACGCAGCGAACGGGGCCGTCGGGCGGATGCTGGCGCAGCTCGCATCCGCCCGTGGCGTCCACGTGCTCGGGCTCGTCCGCCGCGCGGGTGGCGTCGACGAGCTCCGCGCGCAGGGCATCGGCGGTGTCGTCGCGACGGATCAGGACGACTGGCGCGAGCGCGCGCTGGAGATCACGGACGGCGCCGACGTCGTCGCCGGTGTCGACTCCGTCGGCGGCGCCGCATCCGGCCACGTGCTGTCGCTGCTGGCCGAGAACGGAACGCTGGTCGCCTTCGGCGCCATGGACTCGCCTGTCATGGAGATCAACTCGGGCGACGTGATCTTCAAGCAGGCGACGGTCAAGGGCTTCTGGGGGAGCAAGGTCAGCGCGACCATGGACCCTGCCACACGAGGCGCGCTCTTCGGCGAGCTCATCCAGCGTGTGAGCGACGGAACGCTCACGCTCCCCGTCGCCGGCGTCTTCGACGCCGCGGACGCCGCAGACGCCGTGCGCGCCAGCAAGGCTCCAGGGCGCGTCGGGAAGGTCCTGCTCCGGTTCTGA
- a CDS encoding organic hydroperoxide resistance protein, translated as MEALYTAEALATGAGRNGRVATSEGRLDLALAVPRELGGSGDGANPEQLFAAGYAACFHSALQTVARAQKVAIADSSVGARVQIGSNGAGGFGLAVQLEVVIPDLPHAQAVELANAAHQVCPYSNATRGNIDVDITVSDD; from the coding sequence ATGGAAGCCCTCTACACCGCCGAGGCCCTCGCCACCGGCGCCGGCCGCAACGGCCGCGTCGCGACGAGCGAAGGCCGCCTCGACCTCGCACTCGCCGTCCCCCGAGAGCTGGGCGGATCCGGCGACGGCGCGAACCCCGAGCAGCTCTTCGCCGCAGGCTACGCGGCCTGCTTCCACTCGGCCCTGCAGACCGTCGCCCGCGCGCAGAAGGTGGCGATCGCGGACTCCTCGGTCGGAGCGCGCGTGCAGATCGGCTCGAACGGCGCCGGCGGGTTCGGCCTGGCCGTGCAGCTGGAGGTCGTCATCCCCGACCTCCCCCACGCTCAGGCCGTCGAGCTCGCGAACGCCGCGCACCAGGTGTGCCCGTACTCCAACGCGACGCGCGGCAACATCGACGTCGACATCACCGTCTCGGACGACTGA
- a CDS encoding MarR family winged helix-turn-helix transcriptional regulator: MAVTDEMVCFSLYSAARATTQAYRALLAPWGLTYPQYLVLAILWHEGEQTIGALGDMMQLDSGTLSPLVRRLEQNGFVTKTRSPDDERVVTVQLTDDGQALRAEVAPIRTRIARLAGIRDDEHRRRLIAELQELTALLQNSTD, encoded by the coding sequence ATGGCCGTGACCGATGAGATGGTGTGCTTCTCGCTCTACTCCGCCGCTCGCGCGACGACGCAGGCGTATCGCGCTCTCCTCGCGCCGTGGGGTCTCACGTACCCGCAGTACCTCGTGCTCGCCATCCTGTGGCACGAGGGCGAGCAGACGATCGGGGCGCTCGGCGACATGATGCAGCTGGACTCCGGGACGCTGTCGCCGCTGGTCCGCCGCCTCGAGCAGAACGGGTTCGTGACCAAGACCCGCAGCCCCGACGACGAGCGCGTCGTCACGGTGCAGCTGACCGATGACGGGCAGGCTCTGCGTGCCGAGGTCGCCCCCATCCGCACACGGATCGCGCGCCTCGCGGGCATCCGCGACGACGAGCACCGCCGGCGCCTGATCGCCGAGCTCCAGGAACTCACGGCCTTGCTGCAGAACAGCACCGACTGA
- a CDS encoding SGNH/GDSL hydrolase family protein, translated as MKPPARPRRPLRSGLVAFGLLLALAAGVVGVWRPWAPVSPSTASAAVGSGPASAPAPSPLVLPEHPRVLVFGDSWTYGSAASDPTLGYAYQIGGLLGGESIVDGVRGSGYLKPGLDGPAFGERIAALDPALAPDLILIQGSINDRTLVGDAGYPRAVTAAWDAMAATYPDAQIVILGPAPHELPVGSGTARIDRVLGDLAAARGWWYISPVAQHWITPENYLDVIDVDLGRRHPSTAGHRYLAERLASALDELRGAPVTEAGSKSSPKQ; from the coding sequence ATGAAGCCACCTGCCCGCCCCCGTCGCCCCCTGCGGTCAGGGCTGGTCGCGTTCGGTCTGCTGCTGGCTCTCGCAGCCGGCGTCGTGGGCGTGTGGAGACCGTGGGCACCGGTCTCACCCTCGACGGCCTCCGCCGCCGTCGGCTCGGGTCCGGCATCGGCCCCTGCGCCATCGCCGCTCGTCCTGCCCGAGCACCCGCGCGTGCTGGTGTTCGGCGACTCGTGGACTTACGGGTCCGCCGCGTCCGACCCGACGCTGGGGTACGCCTATCAGATCGGCGGTCTGCTGGGTGGGGAGAGCATCGTCGACGGCGTCCGGGGCAGCGGGTATCTCAAGCCCGGTCTCGACGGACCGGCCTTCGGCGAGCGCATCGCCGCGCTCGATCCGGCGCTCGCGCCCGATCTCATCCTGATCCAGGGCTCGATCAACGACCGCACGCTGGTGGGCGACGCAGGCTACCCCCGGGCGGTGACGGCCGCCTGGGACGCGATGGCCGCGACGTATCCCGACGCGCAGATCGTGATCCTCGGCCCGGCGCCTCACGAGCTCCCCGTCGGGTCGGGAACGGCGCGGATCGACCGCGTGCTCGGAGACCTGGCCGCGGCGCGGGGGTGGTGGTACATCTCCCCCGTGGCGCAGCACTGGATCACGCCGGAGAACTATCTCGACGTGATCGACGTCGACCTCGGCCGCCGGCATCCGTCGACCGCCGGACACCGGTATCTGGCCGAGAGGCTCGCATCCGCGCTGGACGAACTCCGCGGCGCGCCCGTGACCGAGGCCGGTTCGAAGTCCAGCCCGAAGCAGTGA